The following DNA comes from Patescibacteria group bacterium.
CATTTTACGGTTTTTGATCTTTTGGTACAGCGGTAATAGGTATGTCCCTTCTTTACTTCGGCGGTAAACATCATTCCGCACTCGCCACAACGGAAAAGTCCGCAAAGAGGCTTCGGATTGTTTTTTGGGCTTTTATGCGGTCTGCCGCGCCCTTTCAGTACTTCCTGTGCTTTGTCGAAAATTATCTTTGGAATGATAGGTTTATGCCGGCCTTCGTGGATTTCCCCTTCATAGCGGAACAGTCCACAGTAAAACGGATTGGAAAGCATAAAAGCGGCTCGGCTGCGGTGAATAACGTTTCCATGTTTTGAGATAATACCCCGTTTGGCCATAAATTCGGCAATATCCTCAAGTCGGTAATTTCCTTTCACATACAATTCGAAAGCGGCTTTGATGATTGCAGCTTTCTTTTTATCGACAATTACCGTTTTAGTCCGCGGATCGTTGATGTATCCGATCGGTGCAAGGGTAGGATATTCTCCGCGCCTCACTTTTTGGCGCAAACCTCTCTTCGTGTTTTCGGCCAGCGAATCAACGTAGTATTTGCTTTGGCTGAAAGCGATGCTCAACATAAATTTTCCCTGCGGCGTGGATTCAAACCAAAACTGCGGAAATTTCAATCCCTGGAGTTTACCGGTATCCAAAAGATAGATGATTTTTCCGCCGTCCATGGAATTGCGCGCCAACCTATCCGGATGCCAAGATAGGATTCCCTGGGCTTTGTCTGCTTCGATTTTTCCGAGCATTTCATTGAAAACAGGCCGGCCCGGAATTTTGGCAGACTGCTTTTCGATAAATTCTTCAACAATGTTCAATCCTTCACGTTTGGCGAATTCGTGCAATTCCGCAATTTGAGCTTCAATAGAAAGTACCTGTTTATCTTCCACATCGGTGGATTTGCGGCA
Coding sequences within:
- a CDS encoding recombinase family protein; translated protein: MIQYFLYCRKSTDVEDKQVLSIEAQIAELHEFAKREGLNIVEEFIEKQSAKIPGRPVFNEMLGKIEADKAQGILSWHPDRLARNSMDGGKIIYLLDTGKLQGLKFPQFWFESTPQGKFMLSIAFSQSKYYVDSLAENTKRGLRQKVRRGEYPTLAPIGYINDPRTKTVIVDKKKAAIIKAAFELYVKGNYRLEDIAEFMAKRGIISKHGNVIHRSRAAFMLSNPFYCGLFRYEGEIHEGRHKPIIPKIIFDKAQEVLKGRGRPHKSPKNNPKPLCGLFRCGECGMMFTAEVKKGHTYYRCTKRSKTVKCGQPYIREESLDKELSEMLKKFVMPENWSEHLMELAEKDKEKSAESCAAFVQELRSKIIEIDRKLQRLLDAYLEQDIERENYREEKNKLVSERRSLEGQIARLERKQNIWLEPLREWLKDAQTLDKIALAPGLLDKKSAAMKIAGSNLFLKK